A single region of the Streptomyces virginiae genome encodes:
- a CDS encoding SMI1/KNR4 family protein: MLTSVMIQPPRRGIDPVFPPVAMSWQRIDAWLAKHAPRALSELRPPASKQSIKEAEERLGFQLPADLVESLLCHDGDTSLLGVLPCRRLYSVAEIIEIREMRMDIWEPDDPDQAETPWWGTQWVPFAGSDGDEQFIEAGPGLWHNHLGDAGHADQAYFLGWPSLGSWLHETAESMAHHDKQSWFGAVPQPKVDDEGRTDWWD; encoded by the coding sequence ATGCTGACGAGCGTGATGATCCAACCGCCCCGGCGGGGCATAGACCCGGTGTTTCCGCCCGTCGCAATGTCGTGGCAGCGCATTGACGCGTGGCTGGCAAAGCATGCGCCGAGGGCACTGTCGGAACTCCGGCCTCCCGCGTCGAAACAGTCCATCAAGGAGGCTGAGGAACGGTTGGGCTTCCAGTTGCCTGCGGACCTGGTGGAGTCACTCCTGTGTCACGACGGCGACACCTCCCTGCTCGGTGTGTTGCCCTGCCGACGGCTGTACTCCGTTGCGGAGATCATCGAGATCCGCGAGATGCGGATGGACATCTGGGAGCCTGACGATCCCGACCAGGCGGAAACCCCGTGGTGGGGGACGCAGTGGGTGCCCTTCGCGGGAAGTGACGGGGACGAGCAGTTCATCGAAGCGGGGCCAGGGTTGTGGCACAACCACCTTGGTGACGCTGGCCACGCTGACCAGGCATATTTTCTCGGGTGGCCCAGTTTGGGTTCTTGGCTTCACGAAACAGCCGAATCCATGGCCCATCACGACAAGCAGTCCTGGTTCGGAGCAGTCCCACAGCCTAAGGTCGATGACGAGGGACGCACCGACTGGTGGGACTAG
- a CDS encoding condensation domain-containing protein: MLSITSQYLARYRRLTGDRSDTVLPVTGAQRRFLLVRSLDPSGRPDLVPMFFAFPYGTVDPERLRAAASRLAARHTALRSRPGVTRGTPVLRVADPDVDLARPALLPGESAADALRRALDSWDGQGSPLRLFLVRDEEHEEEILAVALDHAVCDGRSLARIVDELGAAYSEEAIGSPVAPGETDAELTAYRDAVLSQLAAEEKAETPEAAAYWAGRLRALRSHAPARGPARVPEGARPSGAAQARLPAHDGGVSFPALLDACRSAARELYGPGRTVPLGYPWGGRPPGAEPVVGCFLNTLVFPADTGQAEGPGSGTDQEALADAWWDDLDRADVPFDAVVTAARAAGSAWTGGLDGLLTVDDDTRRPPLVLAGVEGREVHVDGRPVRGPFAVSVTQGAEIRLRMVWDRAVLDDESAHRAFDALTHALRPSDRTVQ; this comes from the coding sequence GTGCTCAGCATCACGAGTCAGTACCTCGCCCGCTACCGGCGCCTCACCGGCGACCGGTCCGACACCGTACTGCCGGTCACCGGAGCGCAGCGCCGCTTCCTGCTGGTACGTTCGCTGGACCCCTCCGGACGCCCCGACCTGGTGCCGATGTTCTTCGCGTTCCCGTACGGAACCGTCGACCCCGAACGCCTGCGGGCGGCGGCGTCCAGGCTTGCCGCACGGCACACGGCCCTGCGCTCACGGCCCGGCGTCACCCGCGGCACACCCGTCCTGCGCGTCGCCGACCCGGACGTCGACCTGGCGCGCCCGGCCCTCCTGCCGGGGGAGTCGGCCGCCGACGCGCTGCGCCGCGCGCTGGACTCCTGGGACGGCCAGGGTTCCCCCTTGAGGCTCTTCCTCGTACGCGACGAGGAGCACGAGGAGGAGATCCTCGCCGTCGCCCTGGACCACGCCGTCTGCGACGGCCGTTCCCTGGCACGGATCGTCGACGAACTCGGCGCCGCCTACAGCGAGGAGGCCATCGGTTCCCCCGTCGCACCCGGGGAGACGGACGCCGAACTCACGGCCTACCGCGACGCGGTCCTGAGCCAACTCGCCGCCGAGGAAAAGGCGGAGACGCCCGAGGCGGCCGCCTACTGGGCCGGCCGGCTGCGCGCGCTGCGGTCCCACGCCCCGGCGCGCGGTCCGGCCCGCGTCCCCGAGGGTGCACGGCCCAGCGGCGCCGCGCAGGCCCGGCTGCCCGCGCACGACGGCGGCGTGTCCTTCCCCGCACTGCTCGACGCCTGCCGCTCCGCGGCCCGCGAACTGTACGGCCCCGGCCGCACGGTCCCGCTGGGCTACCCCTGGGGCGGCCGTCCCCCGGGCGCGGAGCCGGTCGTCGGCTGTTTCCTGAACACGCTCGTCTTCCCGGCCGACACCGGGCAGGCGGAGGGACCCGGCAGCGGCACCGACCAGGAGGCGCTGGCCGACGCCTGGTGGGACGACCTCGACCGGGCCGACGTACCGTTCGACGCCGTCGTGACCGCCGCGCGCGCCGCCGGCTCCGCCTGGACCGGAGGGCTCGACGGACTGCTCACCGTGGACGACGACACCCGTCGTCCGCCCCTCGTACTGGCCGGTGTCGAGGGCCGGGAGGTCCATGTCGACGGCAGACCCGTCCGTGGCCCCTTCGCCGTCTCCGTCACCCAGGGGGCGGAGATCCGACTGCGGATGGTGTGGGACCGGGCAGTGCTGGACGACGAGAGCGCGCACCGCGCGTTCGACGCGCTCACCCACGCGCTGCGCCCCTCGGACCGCACCGTGCAGTGA
- a CDS encoding chitin binding peritrophin-A domain-containing protein, with the protein MSQTETYPDFDCSQGDQGESYVHPDHCSKFIQCSNGVAYVMDCPEGMNFNPNVRPGPVCDLPRDYPCIDD; encoded by the coding sequence ATGAGCCAGACCGAGACCTACCCCGACTTCGACTGCTCACAGGGCGATCAGGGTGAGTCCTACGTCCACCCGGATCACTGCTCCAAGTTCATCCAGTGCAGCAACGGCGTCGCCTACGTCATGGACTGTCCCGAGGGCATGAACTTCAACCCGAACGTCCGTCCCGGGCCCGTGTGTGACCTTCCCCGCGACTACCCCTGCATCGACGACTGA
- a CDS encoding non-ribosomal peptide synthetase: MLPLSSSQEIVWLHEQMQPGSRAYNFTASLDLWGTLDTDALRLGLEATLARHPGLRLELVASAGSVPAQRVARACAPRLRTTDLSTEADPEAAFAHLLRTEAETPLDTFEAPLIRWTLVRLAERHHRLIHVEHHLIHDGHSFAILLDDVFRVYRAHVLGEALQLPPASSYADHVQERAEAAYAPESLDFWRAELRDQQHDLPLPGLTRPGARRQHHGGQLRQTIGADLAERLRGHARSRGLTPFSTLLGLFAELLRRHSGRSRMVIGTAVGNRPLGYEDAVGMFVNTIPLPLVLDGAAPAQDTMDEVTDTLIRALPHQDVPVQELTRALGMHTSGADNPLFSVMFSAHDAPLPEIDVPGLDITLFEGFNTGTTRFDLDVVLLPDDRRGVTTRHGAPGMTLVWDYDMDLFGEDVARLLSGRFLHLLRAYLESPETPLADLDPTVVEPAAEPVPVPADRDPLDPVAGRHPSQPALLCGARRLTYGELDEHVGALAERLRTAGVTPGRPVAVVLPRGTDSLIALLACLRTGAVYCPLSPSDPPARLGLLLEQLAPALVLTGDGTPALPEGLPTARIDAPVLPPAHGTTELPGTAYVIHTSGSTGTPKPVAVGHAALVHHLTATADRFGLTTSDRVLMFAQPSFDVALEEVLPALYAGACLVLPEYEVPTGAELAEALVSARVTVANLPTSYFLATREDLRPVLRDESWAPRLVVLGGERLPVEALRGVLADTDATVLNVYGVTEAAISSTVHEVSRDALAEGAEIPLGTELPGERIHVLDAHHRPLPSGAVGELAVAGPGLAEGYAGNTEATAARFVTLDAAGGQRVYLTGDLGYRRLDGLLYFLGRRDNQIKLRGHRIELEEIEAAASAVLGGRSCAVVLDRESSGGPRLVGFLEAGADDADFDEKALHAELSGRLPGPLVPARWARLDVMPTLAGGKPDRTALSRRAAALDADPAAGPGTGTEGAPGARTDADPEPAATTGSDDPMTALLTEGWRTVLGHSRFDARSHFFHSGGHSLLAAELAAWLEPRLGTRPPLRILFRNPVLADQADALATTAPSTES; this comes from the coding sequence ATGCTTCCCCTCTCCTCCTCGCAGGAGATCGTCTGGCTGCACGAGCAGATGCAGCCCGGCAGTCGCGCCTACAACTTCACCGCCTCACTGGACCTGTGGGGCACGCTCGACACCGACGCGCTGCGCCTGGGTCTCGAAGCCACCCTCGCCCGCCACCCCGGCCTGCGGCTCGAACTCGTCGCCTCCGCCGGTTCCGTACCGGCGCAGCGGGTCGCCCGAGCGTGTGCGCCGAGGCTGCGCACGACCGACCTCAGCACGGAGGCGGACCCCGAGGCGGCCTTCGCGCACCTCCTGCGCACCGAGGCCGAGACACCGCTCGACACGTTCGAGGCACCGCTGATCCGCTGGACGCTCGTGCGCCTGGCCGAGCGCCACCACCGGCTCATCCACGTCGAGCACCACCTGATCCACGACGGGCACTCCTTCGCGATCCTGCTCGACGACGTCTTTCGCGTGTACCGCGCCCACGTCCTCGGCGAGGCCCTCCAGCTCCCGCCCGCCTCCTCGTACGCGGACCACGTCCAGGAGCGCGCCGAGGCCGCGTACGCCCCCGAATCCCTCGACTTCTGGCGGGCCGAACTGCGCGATCAGCAGCACGATCTGCCGCTGCCCGGTCTGACCCGCCCCGGTGCCCGCCGCCAGCACCACGGCGGACAGCTGCGCCAGACGATCGGCGCCGATCTCGCCGAACGCCTGCGCGGGCACGCCCGTTCACGCGGTCTCACCCCCTTCTCCACGCTCCTGGGGCTGTTCGCCGAGCTCCTGCGCCGGCACAGCGGCCGCTCCCGGATGGTCATCGGCACCGCCGTCGGCAACCGCCCCCTCGGCTACGAGGACGCCGTGGGCATGTTCGTCAACACCATCCCGCTGCCTCTCGTCCTGGACGGCGCGGCACCCGCCCAGGACACCATGGACGAGGTCACCGACACCCTCATCCGGGCGCTCCCGCACCAGGACGTACCGGTCCAGGAGCTGACCCGGGCACTGGGCATGCACACCTCCGGCGCCGACAACCCCCTCTTCTCCGTCATGTTCAGCGCCCACGACGCGCCGCTGCCCGAGATCGACGTACCCGGCCTCGACATCACCCTCTTCGAGGGCTTCAACACCGGCACCACCCGCTTCGACCTCGACGTGGTCCTGCTCCCGGACGACCGGCGCGGTGTCACCACGCGCCACGGCGCGCCCGGTATGACCCTGGTCTGGGACTACGACATGGACCTGTTCGGCGAGGACGTCGCCCGCCTGCTGTCCGGCCGCTTCCTGCACCTGCTGCGCGCCTACCTGGAGAGCCCCGAGACCCCGCTGGCCGACCTGGATCCCACCGTCGTGGAGCCGGCCGCCGAGCCCGTGCCCGTCCCCGCCGACCGCGATCCGCTGGACCCCGTCGCCGGGCGGCACCCGTCGCAGCCGGCGCTGCTGTGCGGCGCCCGCCGGCTCACCTACGGCGAACTGGACGAGCACGTCGGCGCCCTCGCCGAGCGGCTGCGCACCGCCGGCGTCACGCCCGGCCGTCCGGTGGCCGTCGTACTGCCCCGGGGCACCGACTCCCTCATCGCCCTGCTCGCCTGCCTGCGGACCGGCGCCGTCTACTGCCCGCTCTCCCCGTCCGATCCGCCGGCCCGGCTCGGCCTGCTGCTGGAGCAGCTCGCCCCGGCGCTGGTCCTCACCGGTGACGGCACCCCGGCCCTGCCGGAAGGCCTGCCGACCGCCCGGATCGACGCCCCGGTCCTGCCCCCGGCCCACGGAACCACCGAACTCCCCGGTACCGCATACGTCATCCACACCTCCGGCTCCACCGGCACGCCCAAGCCGGTCGCCGTCGGCCACGCGGCGCTGGTGCACCACCTGACGGCAACCGCCGACCGCTTCGGCCTCACCACCTCGGACCGGGTGCTGATGTTCGCCCAGCCGTCCTTCGACGTCGCGCTCGAAGAGGTGCTGCCGGCCCTGTACGCCGGTGCGTGCCTGGTCCTGCCCGAGTACGAGGTGCCCACGGGCGCGGAGCTCGCCGAAGCGCTGGTGTCCGCCCGGGTCACCGTCGCCAACCTGCCCACCAGCTACTTCCTCGCCACCCGCGAGGACCTCCGCCCCGTACTGCGGGACGAGAGCTGGGCGCCCCGGCTCGTGGTCCTCGGCGGAGAGCGCCTCCCCGTCGAGGCACTGCGCGGCGTCCTCGCCGACACCGACGCCACCGTGCTCAACGTGTACGGCGTCACGGAGGCGGCCATCAGCTCGACCGTCCACGAGGTCTCCCGCGACGCCCTCGCCGAGGGCGCCGAGATCCCCCTGGGCACCGAGCTCCCGGGCGAGCGGATCCACGTCCTCGACGCCCACCACCGCCCACTGCCGTCCGGCGCGGTCGGCGAACTCGCCGTCGCCGGCCCCGGTCTCGCCGAGGGCTACGCGGGCAACACGGAGGCGACGGCCGCCCGGTTCGTCACCCTCGACGCGGCCGGCGGACAGCGCGTCTACCTCACCGGCGACCTCGGATACCGCCGCCTCGACGGCCTGCTCTACTTCCTCGGGCGCCGCGACAACCAGATCAAGCTGCGCGGCCACCGCATCGAGCTGGAGGAGATCGAGGCGGCCGCGTCCGCGGTACTGGGCGGCCGCTCCTGCGCCGTCGTACTGGACCGGGAGAGCTCCGGCGGGCCCCGGCTCGTCGGCTTCCTCGAAGCCGGGGCCGACGACGCGGACTTCGACGAGAAGGCGCTGCACGCCGAGCTGAGCGGCCGCCTGCCCGGCCCCCTCGTGCCCGCCCGCTGGGCACGGCTGGACGTCATGCCCACCCTCGCCGGCGGCAAGCCCGACCGTACGGCCCTGTCCCGGCGTGCGGCGGCGCTCGACGCCGACCCAGCCGCCGGGCCCGGCACCGGCACCGAAGGCGCCCCCGGTGCCCGGACCGACGCCGACCCCGAGCCCGCGGCCACCACCGGGTCCGACGACCCCATGACGGCGCTGCTCACCGAAGGCTGGCGCACGGTCCTCGGCCACAGCCGTTTCGACGCCCGCTCCCACTTCTTCCACAGCGGGGGCCACTCCCTGCTGGCCGCCGAGCTGGCCGCCTGGCTCGAGCCCCGGCTGGGCACCCGCCCGCCACTGCGGATCCTCTTCCGCAACCCCGTGCTCGCCGACCAGGCCGATGCCCTCGCCACCACCGCCCCCTCCACGGAGTCGTGA
- a CDS encoding nitrilase-related carbon-nitrogen hydrolase has translation MTQPVRIVFRSALRDAPAVGEGLRVALYQGQGPVGSREAVQQNMDRLAEVTALAAAYDCQVVVFPEKYTTGYAIDPGQCRELAEHREGPSIDRARLAAKENGLAVVLPYPERDGRDFYDSISVITADGQVAANYRKTHLYGAAERRNYSFGQELPPLVAINGITVGVLNCYECEFPPLYQYLAEHGAQIVLGPTAADGHFRLADGTMSRVPYQDTTRHIIPAMASIWRLFVAYANRRGWEQVPAGAWQYQGNSGIWGPDGEPLVAATAEDRHHDCLLIADCLPGTIPPFSPEGHHPTDNRLALNPVLRPAR, from the coding sequence ATGACGCAGCCCGTTCGTATCGTGTTCCGCTCCGCACTCCGCGACGCGCCCGCCGTCGGCGAGGGCCTGCGGGTGGCGCTCTATCAGGGCCAGGGGCCGGTCGGCAGCCGGGAGGCGGTGCAGCAGAACATGGACCGGCTGGCCGAGGTCACCGCTCTGGCCGCGGCCTACGACTGCCAGGTGGTGGTGTTTCCGGAGAAGTACACCACCGGCTACGCCATCGACCCCGGCCAGTGCCGGGAGCTGGCAGAGCACCGCGAGGGCCCCTCGATCGACCGGGCCCGCCTGGCCGCCAAGGAGAACGGACTGGCCGTGGTCCTGCCCTACCCCGAACGCGACGGCAGAGACTTCTACGACTCCATCAGCGTGATCACCGCCGACGGGCAGGTGGCCGCCAACTACCGCAAGACCCACCTCTACGGGGCGGCGGAGCGACGCAACTACTCCTTCGGCCAGGAACTGCCGCCCCTCGTCGCCATCAACGGCATCACGGTCGGCGTGCTGAACTGCTACGAGTGCGAGTTCCCGCCGCTCTACCAGTACCTCGCCGAGCACGGCGCACAGATCGTGCTGGGCCCCACCGCCGCCGACGGCCACTTCCGCCTGGCCGACGGCACCATGAGCCGCGTTCCCTACCAGGACACAACCCGCCACATCATCCCCGCCATGGCCTCCATCTGGCGTCTGTTCGTCGCCTACGCAAACCGCCGAGGCTGGGAACAGGTCCCCGCCGGCGCCTGGCAGTACCAGGGAAACTCAGGCATCTGGGGACCCGACGGCGAACCCCTGGTAGCCGCCACCGCTGAAGACCGCCACCACGACTGCCTCCTGATCGCCGACTGCCTGCCCGGAACCATCCCGCCGTTCAGCCCCGAAGGCCACCACCCCACCGACAACCGCCTCGCCCTCAACCCGGTCCTACGCCCCGCCCGCTGA
- a CDS encoding MauE/DoxX family redox-associated membrane protein yields the protein MVDEYVGWVSRLAVAVVFAVAAFGKFTGRQEAREAVAAFGVPEHRVGIVAWALPCVEAAVAIAVLPSATAVWAGACALILLGVFSALVAVRLARGEHPACACFGTAAAKPIGPGTLVRNALIAAVAGAALWGALARPGLPEALPGVPAWGLAIAAALAGVPVWQGLSLRDLRSRLAEANTPAPPDGLPIGTPAPQFTLPTPDGTTRTLAHWQETGRPLALVFLHPGCGPCRKLAGDLPDALGQRTDGLQVLVVASGTPADNALWATDYGLTDVLVQDHNEVAAQCRLRGTPSTVLLDPSGRIAAPTASGPTASRELLATTIRCPRLKGTA from the coding sequence GTGGTGGATGAATACGTGGGGTGGGTGTCCCGGTTGGCGGTCGCGGTGGTGTTCGCGGTCGCGGCGTTCGGGAAGTTCACCGGCCGCCAGGAGGCCCGGGAGGCGGTCGCTGCTTTCGGGGTGCCGGAGCACCGCGTAGGGATCGTCGCGTGGGCCTTGCCGTGTGTGGAGGCGGCTGTCGCCATCGCTGTGCTTCCCTCGGCAACCGCCGTGTGGGCCGGCGCGTGCGCGCTGATCCTGCTCGGAGTGTTCAGTGCGCTGGTCGCAGTCCGCCTTGCGCGAGGTGAACACCCTGCCTGCGCCTGTTTCGGGACGGCTGCGGCGAAGCCGATCGGCCCGGGCACCTTGGTCCGCAACGCACTGATCGCCGCGGTCGCAGGGGCCGCTTTGTGGGGTGCGCTGGCCCGTCCCGGACTGCCCGAAGCTCTGCCTGGTGTACCGGCGTGGGGTCTGGCGATCGCAGCGGCACTGGCCGGGGTGCCGGTATGGCAGGGGCTGTCGCTCCGCGATCTGCGCTCACGCCTGGCCGAGGCGAACACGCCGGCCCCACCTGACGGCCTCCCCATCGGCACACCCGCACCCCAGTTCACCCTCCCCACACCAGACGGCACCACCCGCACCCTCGCCCACTGGCAGGAGACCGGCCGGCCTCTGGCGCTGGTGTTCCTGCACCCCGGATGCGGGCCCTGCAGAAAGCTGGCCGGCGACCTCCCCGACGCGCTCGGACAGCGCACGGACGGACTGCAGGTCCTCGTCGTCGCCTCCGGCACCCCCGCGGACAACGCGCTCTGGGCCACCGACTACGGACTCACCGACGTCCTCGTCCAGGACCACAACGAGGTCGCCGCCCAGTGCAGACTCCGCGGAACACCCAGCACGGTCCTCCTCGACCCCTCCGGCCGTATCGCAGCACCCACAGCCTCGGGCCCCACAGCCTCCCGCGAACTCCTCGCCACCACCATCCGGTGTCCCCGACTGAAAGGCACCGCATGA
- a CDS encoding non-ribosomal peptide synthetase yields MIQSPAAPAAPALPLDTALATGPDSAHAGSAPSVAHGPCAEPTRVLARFEDWARNTPQAPAVIDGTRIWTYQDLDAAAALVAADLADRVRPGDLVGVCLDRSTALVVTAVALARLGAVYLPLGPRPGERRIQAVTEDLDVACLIGDPGVLPEEHRGGQHFPLPLPTAGVNAPAVAVAAVADSVRGTRRAPEGALYAVLTSGSTGRPKAVAVAESSLSVALDWYRSETGLAPGDRQSLLIGVAFDPHLLELWAALTSGAALVPAPDDTRWDSRVLTDWWRDTALTHAVAATPTVEPLLDRPWPQDLKLRHLVVGGDRMRRRPGADVTATVHNAYGPAEATVVTTTHTMRATDPEAGDRTPPPIGTALPGVTLVVTDEEGRPVARGQEGELRVGGHCLALGYLDPELTARRFTAPAPDAELPAVERLYRTGDRVRMNTDGSLDFLGRLDDQVKISGVRIEPAEVEAAFEQDPRVRTAVVTVLRDSSGHGRLVAHVRPTDGAEPAAGDLLDAVRSWLPEQAVPTAVRIVDGFPLDANGKVDRPALAAQAQAQAPQSPLAAASGDPAEAAAGTGTDVDAAVTAAERLVLTTVRDLLGRPDTGLGDHFTDAGGTSVVAARLLATVERETGVRLRAPELLRSTDLRAFAALLDQRLTARPEGA; encoded by the coding sequence ATGATCCAGTCCCCGGCCGCGCCCGCCGCCCCCGCCCTGCCCCTCGACACCGCCCTCGCCACCGGACCCGACTCCGCCCACGCCGGCTCCGCACCGAGCGTCGCCCACGGCCCCTGCGCCGAACCGACCCGGGTCCTCGCCCGCTTCGAGGACTGGGCCCGGAACACCCCGCAGGCCCCGGCCGTGATCGACGGCACGCGGATCTGGACCTACCAGGACCTCGACGCGGCGGCCGCGCTGGTCGCCGCCGATCTGGCCGACCGGGTCCGGCCCGGCGACCTCGTCGGCGTCTGCCTCGACCGGTCCACCGCCCTGGTGGTGACCGCCGTCGCGCTCGCCCGGCTCGGCGCCGTCTACCTGCCCCTCGGCCCCCGGCCCGGCGAACGCCGTATCCAGGCCGTCACCGAGGACCTCGACGTCGCCTGCCTCATCGGCGACCCCGGTGTCCTGCCCGAGGAGCACCGCGGCGGGCAGCACTTCCCGCTTCCGCTGCCCACCGCCGGAGTCAACGCACCCGCCGTCGCCGTGGCGGCCGTCGCGGACTCCGTCCGCGGCACCCGGCGCGCCCCCGAAGGCGCCCTGTACGCCGTCCTCACCTCCGGTTCCACCGGCCGCCCCAAGGCGGTCGCCGTGGCCGAGTCCTCGCTCTCCGTCGCCCTCGACTGGTACCGCTCCGAGACCGGCCTCGCCCCCGGCGACCGCCAGTCCCTGCTCATCGGCGTCGCGTTCGACCCGCACCTGCTGGAACTGTGGGCGGCCCTCACCTCCGGCGCCGCCCTCGTCCCGGCACCGGACGACACCCGCTGGGACAGCCGCGTCCTCACCGACTGGTGGCGCGACACCGCCCTCACCCACGCCGTGGCGGCCACCCCCACCGTCGAGCCGCTCCTGGACCGCCCGTGGCCGCAGGACCTGAAGCTGCGCCATCTCGTCGTCGGCGGCGACCGCATGCGCCGCCGCCCCGGAGCCGATGTCACCGCTACCGTCCACAACGCCTACGGCCCCGCGGAAGCCACCGTCGTCACCACCACCCACACCATGCGCGCCACCGACCCGGAGGCCGGGGACCGGACCCCGCCGCCCATCGGCACCGCGCTCCCGGGCGTCACCCTCGTCGTCACGGACGAGGAAGGCCGCCCCGTCGCCCGCGGGCAGGAGGGCGAACTGCGCGTCGGAGGCCACTGCCTGGCACTGGGGTACCTCGACCCCGAGCTCACCGCACGCCGGTTCACCGCGCCCGCGCCGGACGCGGAGCTGCCCGCCGTCGAGCGGCTCTACCGCACCGGCGACCGGGTACGGATGAACACCGACGGCAGCCTGGACTTCCTCGGCCGCCTCGACGACCAGGTGAAGATCAGCGGAGTCCGGATCGAACCGGCCGAGGTGGAGGCCGCCTTCGAGCAGGATCCCCGGGTACGCACCGCTGTCGTCACCGTCCTGCGCGACAGCTCCGGGCACGGCCGCCTCGTCGCCCACGTACGGCCCACCGACGGCGCCGAACCCGCGGCCGGGGACCTCCTCGACGCGGTCCGGTCCTGGCTCCCCGAGCAGGCCGTTCCCACCGCCGTACGGATCGTCGACGGCTTCCCGCTCGACGCCAACGGCAAGGTGGACCGCCCCGCCCTGGCGGCCCAGGCTCAGGCCCAGGCGCCGCAATCGCCCCTGGCCGCCGCTTCGGGCGATCCCGCCGAGGCCGCGGCCGGCACCGGCACGGACGTGGACGCTGCCGTCACCGCCGCCGAACGGCTCGTGCTGACGACCGTGCGCGACCTCCTCGGCCGGCCCGACACCGGTCTCGGCGACCACTTCACCGACGCCGGCGGCACCTCCGTGGTCGCCGCACGGCTGCTGGCGACCGTCGAACGCGAGACGGGAGTGCGCCTGCGCGCGCCCGAGCTGCTGCGCAGCACGGACCTGCGCGCCTTCGCCGCCCTCCTCGACCAGCGCCTGACCGCGCGCCCGGAAGGAGCCTGA
- a CDS encoding MFS transporter: MSDTSRATPGGPLRLRDFRLLLAGAATGQLGAQVTLVALPLVAVLELDAPAFQVGLLTAAETAAFLLVGLPAGALTDRMRKRPLMIRADLLRAVAMASIPAAALVGALTMVQLYVVALVTGVATVFFDVAHQSYLPQILPRDQLVAGNGALETVRSTAHVTGPGIGGGLVQLVGAQFAVIVDAVGYLLSALFLQRVRRTEEAPEPTAAGGSLRKEIGEGVRFVFGHPLLRVIALTTGLANFCTAVLMATQTVHLVRVVGLQAGGLGLVLSASAVGGLLGAVCAGRLAAGLGQARVMLLSVLVTGPFALLWPLSGHGLLGAVLFAAGSAVVSFGAVVYNVAQVSFRQGMCPPRLLGRMNATLRFLMWGTLPLGALLGGALAQSYGSRTALAWCAVGILAVPLPLLLSPLRRMRDLPGPHDDADAGAEPGAPRATATATDTATVDGDERPTPAPTR, encoded by the coding sequence ATGTCCGACACATCCCGAGCCACCCCCGGTGGCCCTCTGCGCCTGCGCGACTTCCGACTGCTACTCGCGGGAGCGGCCACCGGACAGCTCGGTGCACAAGTGACCCTGGTGGCGCTGCCGCTGGTGGCCGTCCTCGAACTCGACGCTCCCGCCTTCCAGGTGGGCCTCCTGACCGCCGCGGAGACCGCCGCCTTCCTGCTCGTGGGCCTGCCCGCCGGAGCGCTCACCGACCGGATGCGCAAGCGTCCCCTGATGATCCGCGCGGACCTGCTGCGCGCCGTGGCCATGGCCAGCATCCCCGCTGCCGCCCTCGTCGGCGCCCTGACCATGGTCCAGCTCTACGTGGTCGCTCTCGTGACCGGCGTGGCCACCGTGTTCTTCGACGTCGCGCACCAGAGCTACCTCCCGCAGATCCTGCCCCGTGACCAGCTCGTGGCCGGCAACGGCGCCCTGGAGACGGTCCGTTCCACCGCCCACGTGACCGGTCCCGGGATCGGCGGCGGACTCGTCCAGCTCGTCGGGGCGCAGTTCGCGGTCATCGTCGACGCCGTCGGCTACCTGCTCTCCGCCCTCTTCCTCCAGCGCGTCCGGCGGACCGAGGAAGCACCCGAGCCCACGGCCGCGGGAGGCTCCCTGCGCAAGGAGATCGGCGAGGGCGTCCGCTTCGTCTTCGGCCATCCGCTGCTCCGCGTCATCGCCCTGACGACCGGCCTCGCCAACTTCTGCACGGCCGTCCTCATGGCGACCCAGACCGTGCACCTCGTCCGTGTCGTCGGACTGCAGGCCGGCGGGCTCGGGCTGGTGCTGTCCGCGTCGGCCGTGGGAGGTCTCCTGGGCGCCGTGTGCGCCGGACGCCTCGCGGCCGGCCTGGGGCAGGCCCGGGTCATGCTCCTGTCCGTCCTCGTGACCGGCCCGTTCGCGCTGCTGTGGCCCCTGTCCGGGCACGGGCTCCTCGGAGCCGTCCTGTTCGCCGCCGGATCGGCGGTCGTCTCCTTCGGCGCGGTCGTCTACAACGTCGCCCAGGTCAGCTTCCGCCAGGGCATGTGCCCGCCGCGGCTGCTCGGCCGGATGAACGCCACCCTGCGCTTCCTCATGTGGGGCACCCTGCCGCTGGGCGCCCTCCTCGGCGGAGCCCTCGCTCAGTCCTACGGATCGCGCACGGCCCTCGCCTGGTGCGCCGTCGGCATCCTCGCCGTACCCCTGCCGCTGCTGCTCTCCCCGCTGCGCCGCATGCGGGACCTGCCCGGACCGCACGACGACGCGGACGCCGGCGCCGAACCCGGGGCACCGCGCGCCACCGCCACCGCCACCGACACGGCCACCGTCGACGGTGACGAACGGCCCACTCCCGCGCCCACCCGCTGA